One window of Cohnella hashimotonis genomic DNA carries:
- a CDS encoding LysR family transcriptional regulator produces MEIRLIKTFQTIVKLGNFQRAAEALQYSQPTITIQIKKLEEELGVKLFERGKTITLTTAGRLFHERADSLLREYDDLNVALVDYIKGEAGLVRIGASEPSASNRVPEILAAFTKLKSKVQAKVTIGTTKELAGMLLEDRIDLALCNQPEPHLELAFHPLMNETFKLIVPDDHPLAARDDIRLRDLQDEKFLFTPGSCAFRIRIEEMITKQIGKLRQSSIEVAGITAIKYFVQSRLGIALAPEVAVTPAIPGTAVKDVADLSDGPSLGILTRRSASSTSRISLELVEEIKRIYAPRGLAQADGPVRAGEQAQAGGQARAAGI; encoded by the coding sequence GTGGAGATTCGGCTTATCAAAACCTTTCAGACGATCGTGAAGCTCGGCAACTTCCAGCGGGCTGCCGAAGCGCTGCAGTATTCGCAGCCGACCATCACGATCCAGATCAAAAAGCTCGAGGAGGAGCTCGGCGTCAAGCTGTTCGAGCGCGGCAAGACGATCACGCTGACGACGGCGGGCCGGCTGTTCCACGAACGGGCGGACTCCTTGCTGCGCGAATACGACGACCTGAACGTCGCGCTCGTCGACTATATCAAGGGCGAGGCGGGCCTTGTGCGCATCGGTGCTTCGGAGCCTTCGGCCAGCAACCGGGTGCCCGAGATTCTCGCCGCCTTCACCAAGCTTAAGTCGAAGGTGCAGGCCAAGGTGACGATCGGCACGACGAAGGAGCTCGCCGGCATGCTGCTCGAGGACCGGATCGACCTCGCCTTGTGCAACCAGCCGGAGCCTCATTTGGAGCTTGCATTTCACCCTCTAATGAACGAGACCTTCAAGCTGATCGTGCCGGACGACCATCCGCTGGCCGCGCGGGACGACATCCGCCTCCGGGATCTGCAGGACGAAAAGTTCCTGTTCACGCCCGGCTCCTGCGCCTTCCGCATCCGGATCGAAGAGATGATCACAAAGCAGATTGGCAAACTGCGTCAGAGCAGCATCGAGGTTGCCGGCATCACCGCGATCAAGTACTTCGTGCAGTCCAGGCTCGGCATCGCCTTGGCGCCCGAGGTGGCCGTAACGCCGGCGATCCCCGGAACCGCCGTCAAGGACGTGGCGGATTTGTCCGACGGCCCTTCGCTCGGCATTTTGACCCGCCGCAGCGCGTCATCCACGAGCCGGATCAGCCTGGAGCTGGTCGAGGAGATCAAGCGGATCTATGCCCCGCGCGGACTGGCGCAGGCTGACGGACCGGTACGGGCTGGCGAACAAGCGCAAGCCGGCGGGCAGGCGCGAGCTGCGGGAATTTAA
- a CDS encoding amidohydrolase yields MSETTQRFEEWPEGLKEQLVAWRRHLHANPELSFKEVDTARYVEEVLSGIEGLQLSRPTPTSVVARLIGPKPGRTLALRADMDALPIAEETGLPYASGNPGVMHACGHDGHTAMLLAAAKLLAARRGRLHGEIRLIFQHAEELPPGGAIELVEAGVMDGVDWVFGEHLASQLPVGQIGVAYGDMAASPDNFTIVIKGYGGHAGFPHRAVDTIAIGAQIVSNLQHIVSRYTNPLDRLVVSVTQFTAGASHNVIPDSAVLKGTVRSFGEQVRQDAKEQLLRIVQGIAAAHGAEYEFDYVLGYRPVVNDETLTRILEEAAVGLVGADAVVHTPPGMSGEDFSAYQQKAPGTFVNIGAGNADKGIMYPHHHPKFDFDESALEIGARLFVRAAEKLLAWDE; encoded by the coding sequence ATGAGCGAAACGACGCAGCGATTCGAGGAATGGCCGGAAGGTCTTAAGGAGCAGCTGGTGGCCTGGAGAAGGCATCTCCACGCGAACCCCGAGCTGTCCTTCAAGGAAGTCGATACGGCTCGTTACGTGGAAGAGGTTCTGTCCGGCATCGAGGGTCTTCAGCTCAGCCGGCCGACGCCGACGAGCGTCGTGGCGCGCCTGATCGGCCCGAAGCCCGGGCGGACGCTGGCCCTGCGCGCGGACATGGACGCGCTGCCGATCGCCGAGGAGACGGGACTTCCGTACGCCTCCGGCAATCCGGGCGTCATGCATGCCTGCGGGCATGACGGCCATACGGCGATGCTGCTGGCCGCGGCCAAGCTGCTGGCGGCAAGGAGGGGTCGGCTGCACGGCGAGATCCGCCTGATCTTCCAGCATGCCGAGGAGCTGCCGCCGGGCGGCGCGATCGAGCTGGTCGAAGCGGGCGTCATGGACGGCGTCGACTGGGTGTTCGGCGAGCATCTGGCTTCGCAGCTGCCGGTCGGCCAGATCGGCGTCGCTTACGGAGACATGGCCGCTTCGCCCGACAACTTCACGATCGTGATCAAGGGCTACGGCGGTCATGCCGGCTTTCCGCACCGGGCGGTCGACACGATCGCGATCGGCGCGCAGATCGTGTCCAACCTGCAGCATATCGTGTCAAGGTATACGAATCCGCTCGACCGGCTCGTCGTTTCCGTCACCCAGTTCACCGCAGGAGCCTCCCACAACGTTATTCCCGATTCGGCCGTGCTGAAGGGGACCGTCCGCAGCTTCGGCGAGCAGGTGCGGCAGGACGCGAAGGAGCAGCTGCTGCGGATCGTGCAGGGCATCGCGGCCGCGCACGGCGCCGAATACGAATTCGACTACGTGCTCGGCTACCGTCCGGTGGTGAACGACGAGACGCTGACCCGAATCCTGGAGGAAGCCGCCGTCGGGCTGGTCGGCGCGGATGCCGTCGTGCACACGCCGCCGGGCATGAGCGGCGAGGACTTTTCCGCTTATCAGCAGAAAGCGCCCGGTACGTTCGTCAACATCGGCGCCGGCAACGCGGACAAGGGGATCATGTACCCGCACCATCATCCTAAATTCGACTTCGACGAGTCTGCGCTCGAGATCGGCGCAAGGTTGTTCGTGCGTGCCGCGGAGAAGCTGCTCGCGTGGGACGAATGA
- a CDS encoding carboxymuconolactone decarboxylase family protein, with amino-acid sequence MTNASNATSPANGAAAGGESLYVRHSPSFSAKIFGYAPEGFKSFGEFNKQALAAGELSVKTKELIAVAVSHITGCPYCIEAHVGKSKAEQTSFEEIFESVTVAAAVKAHSAFFNGANALKAFAGSQEADLYPLSNIELAEKLEDANEALYNGFHEFVHISLRSGRIAEKEKLLIAVGASLAEGNAYSIEIFTRKAKDAGITIEELAETTLVATVLKAGSAMAHRVNALQAFERE; translated from the coding sequence ATGACGAATGCATCCAACGCGACATCCCCTGCAAACGGCGCAGCAGCCGGCGGCGAAAGCCTGTACGTGCGCCACTCGCCGAGCTTCTCGGCCAAAATCTTCGGCTACGCCCCGGAAGGCTTCAAGTCGTTCGGCGAATTCAACAAACAAGCGCTCGCCGCCGGCGAGCTGTCGGTCAAGACGAAGGAACTGATCGCCGTCGCCGTCTCCCACATCACGGGATGCCCGTACTGCATCGAAGCGCACGTCGGCAAATCCAAGGCGGAGCAGACCTCGTTCGAAGAGATCTTCGAATCGGTCACGGTCGCTGCGGCGGTTAAGGCCCACTCCGCGTTTTTCAACGGCGCGAATGCGCTCAAAGCGTTTGCGGGCAGCCAGGAGGCAGATCTGTACCCGCTGTCGAACATCGAGCTGGCCGAGAAGCTCGAGGATGCGAATGAGGCGCTGTACAACGGCTTCCACGAATTCGTGCATATCTCGCTGCGGAGCGGGCGCATCGCCGAGAAGGAAAAGCTGCTGATCGCCGTCGGCGCATCGCTCGCCGAGGGCAACGCCTATTCGATCGAGATTTTCACGCGCAAGGCCAAGGATGCCGGCATCACGATCGAGGAGCTGGCGGAAACGACGCTCGTCGCGACCGTGCTAAAGGCCGGATCCGCAATGGCGCACCGCGTGAACGCCTTGCAGGCGTTCGAGAGAGAATAA
- a CDS encoding ABC transporter substrate-binding protein, whose amino-acid sequence MNKKYRNLLTALLVIALFAVYGCSSNNNNAGSSGSASAGASAGASTGTAASAEPAAADLATELRFPLAQQVPTLDPHLALNTNVYVTLNIFEGLFAFDANFKPVPMLAESYDLSEDGKTYTFHLRHGVKFHNGKEMKAEDVVASLNRWKSVTGRAQASLGDSEFKTKDEYTVELALGEPRNDILAQLSHVLNNAAIMPKEVVEAAGPDGVKEYIGTGPFKFVEWKQDQYVHVAKFDDYQPVSAEPSGLSGKKEAFLKDVYFDIVTDSATRFSSFLAGTYDYVDVSLDNLPQVQGLSDVKLNKNLGSDINLVFNKKSPLFSNVKYREAVAAVLDADEILLGTVNSPDLYRLNPSYMYPENKTWYSEAGKENYNQKNADKAKQLLQEAGYNGQEVTLLTTKELGGSFYNATIVVQKELESIGVKTKLDINDFATLLKKRADANAWDIYVGLFTMPSTPSQLLYLNPTYGFADDAKLAELTKQLTAASTDEEIKTANDALQQYEWEYLAAVKIGDTYSQSATRDKLTGLTTLAGYPNLANTKLAK is encoded by the coding sequence ATGAATAAAAAGTATCGCAACCTCCTGACGGCGCTGCTCGTTATCGCGTTATTCGCCGTCTACGGCTGCTCTTCGAACAATAACAACGCCGGCTCTTCCGGCTCGGCATCGGCGGGGGCTTCCGCCGGCGCGTCGACGGGCACTGCGGCTTCGGCCGAGCCTGCAGCGGCCGATCTCGCGACCGAGCTTCGGTTCCCGCTCGCGCAGCAGGTGCCGACGCTCGACCCGCACCTGGCGCTCAATACGAACGTCTACGTGACGCTCAACATTTTCGAAGGACTGTTCGCCTTCGACGCCAACTTCAAGCCGGTGCCGATGCTCGCCGAATCGTACGATCTGAGCGAGGACGGCAAGACCTACACGTTCCACCTGCGCCACGGCGTCAAGTTCCACAACGGCAAGGAGATGAAGGCCGAGGACGTCGTCGCCTCCCTGAACCGCTGGAAGTCGGTCACCGGACGGGCGCAAGCCTCGCTGGGCGATTCCGAATTCAAGACCAAGGACGAGTATACGGTCGAGCTGGCGCTCGGCGAACCGCGCAACGACATTCTCGCCCAGCTGAGCCACGTGCTGAACAACGCCGCGATCATGCCGAAGGAGGTCGTCGAGGCGGCCGGACCGGACGGCGTCAAGGAATATATCGGCACGGGACCGTTCAAGTTCGTCGAGTGGAAGCAGGACCAATATGTACACGTGGCCAAGTTCGACGACTACCAGCCGGTATCCGCAGAGCCGTCTGGCCTGTCGGGCAAAAAGGAAGCCTTCCTGAAAGACGTCTACTTCGACATCGTAACGGACAGCGCGACGCGCTTCTCCTCGTTCCTCGCGGGCACTTACGATTACGTCGACGTCTCGCTGGACAACCTGCCGCAAGTGCAAGGCCTGTCCGACGTGAAGCTGAACAAGAACCTCGGCTCCGACATCAACCTCGTATTCAACAAGAAGTCGCCGCTGTTCTCGAACGTTAAGTACCGCGAGGCCGTTGCGGCCGTGCTGGACGCCGACGAGATTCTGCTCGGCACGGTGAACTCGCCTGATCTGTACCGTCTGAACCCGAGTTACATGTATCCGGAGAATAAAACCTGGTACAGCGAAGCCGGCAAGGAAAATTATAACCAGAAAAACGCGGACAAGGCGAAGCAGTTGCTTCAAGAAGCTGGCTACAACGGGCAGGAAGTGACGCTGCTCACGACCAAGGAGCTCGGCGGCTCGTTCTACAACGCGACGATCGTCGTGCAGAAGGAGCTCGAGTCGATCGGCGTCAAGACGAAGCTGGACATCAACGACTTTGCGACGCTGCTCAAGAAGCGCGCGGACGCCAACGCTTGGGACATCTACGTCGGACTGTTCACGATGCCGTCGACGCCTTCGCAGCTGCTCTATCTGAACCCGACGTACGGGTTCGCCGACGATGCCAAGCTGGCCGAGCTCACCAAGCAGCTCACCGCGGCTTCCACGGACGAAGAGATCAAGACGGCGAACGATGCGCTGCAGCAGTACGAATGGGAATATCTCGCGGCGGTCAAGATCGGCGACACATACTCCCAGAGCGCGACGCGGGATAAGCTGACGGGACTCACGACGCTGGCGGGTTATCCGAACCTGGCCAATACGAAGCTGGCGAAGTAA
- a CDS encoding LLM class flavin-dependent oxidoreductase — protein sequence MKKIHLGIFDINTLNQMTQGLWAHPDNQSYRYKELSFWIELAQILERGLFDFMFFADSYGYPNHKTELTYREAVYAPSNDPMLLIPALAAATKHLAFVTTASPVYELPFPNARRFSTLDHLTGGRIGWNVVATGGISGAEAFGRSGILPHDERYEQAEEFMAASYKLLEGSWEDGAVEADKDRRFYADASKVHIVRHEGPYYKMTAAHSSEPSVQRTPVLFQAGSSNRGRDFAAKHAEGVFLKAPTAEALRAQVQDIRRRAAGYGRRPEQIKIFTGLSAVVGRTRQEAELKLASYRQYASREAALLTYENSTGIDLSALDPDAPFTNVNTEQGRTHTERYTKHSGGVKTVREVADNFASKEFRGITVAGTAEDIADAMQYWVEETGVDGFNLERYVLPGGHRDFVDLVVPELQKRGMFRERYEESTLRERLFGKGEARLPDTHPGAEYRRL from the coding sequence ATGAAAAAAATCCATTTGGGCATTTTCGATATCAATACGCTGAATCAGATGACGCAGGGCTTGTGGGCGCATCCGGACAATCAGTCCTACCGGTACAAGGAGCTGTCATTCTGGATCGAGCTCGCGCAAATTTTGGAGCGGGGACTTTTCGACTTCATGTTTTTCGCCGACTCTTACGGCTATCCGAATCACAAGACGGAGCTGACATACCGGGAGGCGGTCTATGCGCCTTCGAACGATCCGATGCTGCTCATCCCCGCGCTGGCCGCGGCGACCAAACACCTGGCTTTCGTCACGACGGCGTCCCCCGTCTACGAGCTGCCGTTCCCCAACGCGCGCCGGTTCTCGACGCTCGACCATCTGACGGGCGGCCGCATCGGCTGGAACGTCGTCGCCACCGGCGGCATCAGCGGCGCGGAGGCGTTCGGCCGCAGCGGCATTCTGCCTCACGACGAGCGCTACGAGCAGGCCGAGGAGTTCATGGCGGCCAGCTACAAGCTGCTCGAGGGGAGCTGGGAGGACGGCGCCGTCGAAGCGGACAAGGACAGACGGTTCTACGCCGATGCGTCCAAAGTGCACATCGTCCGGCATGAAGGCCCCTACTACAAGATGACCGCCGCTCATTCGAGCGAGCCGTCGGTCCAGCGGACGCCCGTGCTGTTCCAGGCCGGCAGCTCCAACAGAGGACGGGACTTTGCCGCCAAGCACGCAGAGGGCGTGTTTTTGAAGGCGCCGACGGCAGAGGCGCTGCGGGCGCAGGTGCAGGACATCCGCCGCAGGGCGGCGGGCTACGGCAGACGGCCGGAGCAGATCAAGATTTTCACCGGCCTGTCGGCCGTCGTCGGCAGGACGCGCCAGGAAGCCGAGCTGAAGCTGGCATCGTACAGACAATATGCCAGCCGCGAGGCGGCGCTGCTGACCTACGAGAACTCAACGGGCATCGATCTGTCGGCGCTCGATCCGGATGCTCCGTTTACCAATGTGAATACCGAGCAGGGCCGGACGCATACGGAGCGATATACGAAGCACAGCGGCGGCGTGAAAACCGTGCGTGAGGTGGCGGACAATTTCGCGTCCAAGGAATTCCGGGGCATTACGGTGGCCGGCACGGCGGAGGATATCGCGGACGCCATGCAGTATTGGGTGGAGGAAACCGGCGTGGACGGCTTTAACCTGGAGCGCTACGTGCTGCCCGGCGGCCATCGGGACTTCGTCGATCTTGTCGTGCCGGAGCTGCAAAAACGCGGCATGTTCCGAGAGCGTTACGAGGAGTCGACCTTGCGCGAGCGGCTGTTCGGCAAAGGCGAAGCCCGCCTGCCGGACACGCATCCGGGTGCGGAATACCGGCGGCTTTGA